The window GGTATGTGGAGCATAAACCTAATAATAAAGGAAGTGATTACACTGAAGATCTATATGGCCGATCACGAAGATACCCTTATTAAAATTTCAAGAAAATTTCAGGTAGAATTACTGCAAATGATGTCGATTAATCCACATATCGCAAGTCCCGATACAATCATCACGGGTGAGCGGGTTAACCTTCCTTCCTTGACCATGCCGGCAGCCGAAAATAGAATCTTTGGCGAATTTTGTCCGCCTTTACCGGAGTCGGAATTTCTTCGCGAATGGATTCCGCTCACTTCCGCAGAACAGATGGCTCAAACAGATTACGATGTACTTATTGTCGGGACAGGAGCTGGAGGTGGAGCCGCCCTTTGGCGGTTGGCCGAACAGTGGGGGAACAACGGAAAGAAGATTGGAATCGTCGAAAGAGGAGACCCTTACCTGCCTACCCATGTAAACAACATAGCGACCATAAACGGCGATAATTTTAGAATATTAAGACCCTATAGAATCACTTATCCGATTGGAGACCTGCTCCCGCAATATCCCGGTGCCAAGCTTATTTATGCTTTAGGCGGAAGAACCTTACTCTGGGGGGCGATCACCCCGCGCATGCCTGATCACGTCATTGCCCAATGGCCGGTATCCATCCAGGAAATGAAGTATTATTACGATATCGCTGAAGAATTGATGTCCGTCACCCGATCTTATACGAAAGATTCGTCGATTACCCAAGTCCTGCTTAAGCGTCTTCGAGAAAATGGCTTTTACTATGCAGACGATATTCCGGTCGCTTCCGATCTGGATCAAACCAGATTCGGTAAAATTCGTTCGAACGTTTTTTACAGTTCAATTGTTGCTTTGGCGAAAGCATTAGCAAGGCGTCCGTTTGATTTAGCTGTTCAAACTTATGCTACGGAAGTGGTTACGGAACATGGCAGAACAGTCGGAGTTCGGGTGATGACTTCGGATAAGAAATCCCATTTCATAAGAGCGAAAACCGTTATTTTATCGGCAAGTGCCTTACAAACCCCGCGAATATTGCTGAATTCCAAGATTCCAGGTAAAGCAATCGGACGATATCTTGTTAATCATTCGTACATGATCGCCACAGCCAGCGTAAATACTCGAGGATTTTCTGAGCCGCTAGGTGTATTAGGAATTATCATTCCAGAGCTTATGGGGCGTCCCTATCAGCTGCAGCTTCAAGGACCGGAACAATATTTTAACTATCAATACGAACATAAACCGATCAAGGACATTTGGAAAATCAGCTTTTTCGGCGCTTCCGGTGAGGTGGAGCCTCGTTACGAAAACCGAGTTTATGTGGATTCGAGCAGTCCCGATGAATACGGGGTGCCGGAAATACAAGTCAATTTCGCTTACAGCGAAAAGGATGAAGCGGTTATTCGGCATATGTCGACCGCCTTACAGCAAGCTGCCAGAGTTATGCAGTTAGATCTAGCCACTACAGTGAACGGTGTTCCCCAGATTTGCTTAATGCCGATCGGAACAGATAACCACGAGTCCGGAACATGCCGGATGGGCGATGACCCTCGTACTTCCGCTACGAACAGGTACGGACAAATTCACGGCGTATCGGGTCTTTACATAGCAGACAGCAGCGTGCTGCCCACTATTGGCGCAACGAATCCTACATTGACTACGGTGGCTATGGCAATTCGGACGGCCGACTATATTATCAAAAAGCTTCAAGAATCATGATCAAATAGCTAAATACTCCCCGCCATTGATATGAATGGTTATCCCCACGGCATAGCTGGAATCTTCGGATGCCAAGAATAAATAGGCCGGTGCAAGTTCAAATGGCTGACACGCCCGTCCGATCGGATTATCGCTGCCAAAAGTCATATACATCTCCGGAGGGAGCGATGCAGGAATGAGAGGGGTCCATGTCCTTCCGGGGGCTACAGCGTTAACACGAATTCCTCTTTTGAGAAGAGATAACGCTAACGAACGCGTAAAAGTGCTAACCGCTCCCTTGGTAGCTGAATAATCGATTAATTGTTCAAAGCCAACAATTGACGTTACCGAGCTTGTGTTGATAATCGCGCTTCCCGGCCTTAAGTAGGGAACGACTGCTTTTGCAAAGTAAAGGTATGAAAAAAAATTAGTTCGAAATGTACGTTCCAGCTGTTCAGCGGAAATATGTTCAATACTGCTTTGAACGTGCTGTTCAGCGGCATTATTGATCAAAATATCAATGCGTCCAAATTCGGATAAAGTCTGCCCCACGGCCTCGCGGCAAAAGTCCTCATAACCAATATCCCCTGCAATCGTCAAACATCTTCGGCCTATCTGCTCGACTCTGGCTTTCGTTTCCGCAGCGTCGCCATGCTCATTGAGATAGACGACAACGATATCTGCGCCCTCCTTGGCAAACAGATAGGATATTGCACGTCCGATGCCGCTATCCCCACCTGTAATAATGGCCACTTTCCCCTTTAACTTCCCGGTTCCGATGTAATTAGGATTTTCAGATATGGGCCTTGGAATCATAATGGATTCAATTCCTGGCTGCTGAGGCTGATATTGTAGTGGGGCCTGAATGGGTATCTCTTCACACTTCGTTACTTTACCATAGTTCGAAAACATGACTATTCCTCCATCGGAATTTGTTACTTTCAGGGTATTCTACAACATACAAATGGGTGATTGCCCAAAAGATTTTAGCTTCCACTGCCTTTCCTGAGAATTACTTTTCAATATTATGGCAAAAATAATACAATCACTAGGGAAGGATGGCACCTATGAACTTTTTCAGACGGCTTGTCCAAAGTCGTTATCGCGACAAGATCATTGAGCAAAACGACTCCTACGACCATTTGTCCGAATCGCGCACATCGAATCAAGAAAAGCTTCCCGATACCGGTGTCTCAACGATATCTACTCATTTGCCGGACAACCTGCAGAGGGTAAAGGATGTTTTCGATCGTTGCAGCGACTTTAGCATCATTCCTTGGCAGTACGGTCCCGAGATGAGTTATACCGCATTCTCCATTTATCTCGATTCGCTCATTCAAAAAAAAGAGCATAATTTCTTTAGAGAAGCGCTTCAAGACCAGGTCATACACGAGCTTGGACAAGGAACGATGGTTATGCCGGAAGATGTTATCTTCTATTTCAACAATAGAGGCGCCTCTTCCGACTCTGCTCTGCTGATCAAAGATTTCAATGAGGCGGTAAAAAATGTCCTTCAAGGCCATATTGTCATCTTCTTCGACCAATGGAACTCAGCGCTTAGTTTCAAGGCTACAGGCCTAGAAACCAGACAAGTCACCGAATCAGTTACCGAACCTGTCGTTCATGGACCTCGTGAAAGCACCGTTGAAAATTTATCGAAAAATTTAGGGATGATCCGTTCACGGTTAAAGACAGCAAATTTTAAAATAGAATCGTTACCACCGTCAGGACAAACGCAAACGAACGTTGCATACGGTTATTTGGAAGGAACCGTCAACCCTGACGTGTTAGCCGAATTTCAAAGGCGAATTGTTAAGCTTCAGAAGCATGAGATATTGGAAACCTCTTACATCGAGGATGCCATTGAGGATTCCACATATTCACCTTTTCCTCAATACCGTTACACCGAACGAACGGATGTCGCCGTTGCTTCCTTACTGGAAGGAAAAATTATCGTGTTGGTTGACGGGACCGGATCCATCCTAATATGCCCCGGCTTATTATTCGAGCTGCTGCAATCGAGCGAAGATTACTATCAAAGAACCGTTGTCGCAAGCCTTATCCGTATCCTGAGATTAGTTGCATTATTTATTGCCATAGGCCTGCCCAGCATATATATTGCTTTTTCCACTTTTCATCCGGAATTAATTCCGACTGTTCTTCTGCTTGCCGTCATCAACTCCCGTGAAGGGATTCCATTCCCTGCTGTCATTGAAGCATTCATTATGGAATTCTTCTTTGAACTGCTTCGAGAGGCCGGAATTCGTCTGCCGCGTCCGGTCGGATCTGCGGTGAGCATCGTCGGAGCGCTTGTTATCGGAGAAGCGTCCATCAATGCCGGCATCGCATCGCCGATCATGGTGATTATCGTTGCATTAACCGGGATTGCATCCTTTTCCATCCCCCAATACAACTTTGCCATTGCGCTGCGCATTTTGCGGTTTCCCCTCATGCTGTTCGCAGCTTTTTTGGGCATATTCGGCATTTTGATCGCCTTTATGCTGATGTGGCTGCACTTGGCGAGCTTACGCTCTTTAGGTCAGCCTTATTTAAGCCCTATCGGTCCTTTTATTCCACGGCAGATAAAGGATGTAATCCTTCGCGCGCCGCTCGGCACATTAATGCGTTCGCCGCGAATTCGCTATAAGGACAAGCCTTAGAAATTAGCCAACTATGTCGTACTCAGGAGAGAACAAAGAGCATGAAAAGGCGGATATGGATGAGCTTATGCTTATCAGCACTCTTCTTATTGACAGGTTGCTGGGATCGGGCCGAGCTTCCTGAAAAAGGGTTTGTCATGGGAGCCGGCTTAGATCTAACTGATGATGGAAAAATTTCACTGACTACACAATTATTCAAGCCAGCCCAAGGGGTTGGTGCGGTAGGCGGCAAAGCAGCCGAAACGCAATACATTAATGTTACG is drawn from Paenibacillus sp. V4I7 and contains these coding sequences:
- a CDS encoding GMC oxidoreductase — translated: MADHEDTLIKISRKFQVELLQMMSINPHIASPDTIITGERVNLPSLTMPAAENRIFGEFCPPLPESEFLREWIPLTSAEQMAQTDYDVLIVGTGAGGGAALWRLAEQWGNNGKKIGIVERGDPYLPTHVNNIATINGDNFRILRPYRITYPIGDLLPQYPGAKLIYALGGRTLLWGAITPRMPDHVIAQWPVSIQEMKYYYDIAEELMSVTRSYTKDSSITQVLLKRLRENGFYYADDIPVASDLDQTRFGKIRSNVFYSSIVALAKALARRPFDLAVQTYATEVVTEHGRTVGVRVMTSDKKSHFIRAKTVILSASALQTPRILLNSKIPGKAIGRYLVNHSYMIATASVNTRGFSEPLGVLGIIIPELMGRPYQLQLQGPEQYFNYQYEHKPIKDIWKISFFGASGEVEPRYENRVYVDSSSPDEYGVPEIQVNFAYSEKDEAVIRHMSTALQQAARVMQLDLATTVNGVPQICLMPIGTDNHESGTCRMGDDPRTSATNRYGQIHGVSGLYIADSSVLPTIGATNPTLTTVAMAIRTADYIIKKLQES
- a CDS encoding SDR family oxidoreductase, with protein sequence MFSNYGKVTKCEEIPIQAPLQYQPQQPGIESIMIPRPISENPNYIGTGKLKGKVAIITGGDSGIGRAISYLFAKEGADIVVVYLNEHGDAAETKARVEQIGRRCLTIAGDIGYEDFCREAVGQTLSEFGRIDILINNAAEQHVQSSIEHISAEQLERTFRTNFFSYLYFAKAVVPYLRPGSAIINTSSVTSIVGFEQLIDYSATKGAVSTFTRSLALSLLKRGIRVNAVAPGRTWTPLIPASLPPEMYMTFGSDNPIGRACQPFELAPAYLFLASEDSSYAVGITIHINGGEYLAI
- a CDS encoding spore germination protein → MNFFRRLVQSRYRDKIIEQNDSYDHLSESRTSNQEKLPDTGVSTISTHLPDNLQRVKDVFDRCSDFSIIPWQYGPEMSYTAFSIYLDSLIQKKEHNFFREALQDQVIHELGQGTMVMPEDVIFYFNNRGASSDSALLIKDFNEAVKNVLQGHIVIFFDQWNSALSFKATGLETRQVTESVTEPVVHGPRESTVENLSKNLGMIRSRLKTANFKIESLPPSGQTQTNVAYGYLEGTVNPDVLAEFQRRIVKLQKHEILETSYIEDAIEDSTYSPFPQYRYTERTDVAVASLLEGKIIVLVDGTGSILICPGLLFELLQSSEDYYQRTVVASLIRILRLVALFIAIGLPSIYIAFSTFHPELIPTVLLLAVINSREGIPFPAVIEAFIMEFFFELLREAGIRLPRPVGSAVSIVGALVIGEASINAGIASPIMVIIVALTGIASFSIPQYNFAIALRILRFPLMLFAAFLGIFGILIAFMLMWLHLASLRSLGQPYLSPIGPFIPRQIKDVILRAPLGTLMRSPRIRYKDKP